A part of Methanocorpusculum vombati genomic DNA contains:
- a CDS encoding flippase — protein sequence MPPQLINRISAIPPIQRQSMIQLGVTIAVTLFGFVSTMLFSHILGKDLMGVYYLFLAYYGVFNMIGDAGFGGAAVKRISEGKDQNAYLTAYATLRFLLIIVSTLVLLAVSPYFVDLKEYELVHWIIAALAAAFFGGTITMGVYGLGHVGIRNLATGVNEFARILIQIVAVLLGYSVAGLFGGFIIAIIISGIFCLKYFTFRPARFTTRHLKSLITYSLWIFLIGSGSLIFSYADTIFIGYFMENGDVGVYRVALQLTTAGTFITTAIAGTLTPKFSNWSAKGDLTRIPGILTRSITYGLLLAVPAAAGGILLSERLLYFFYGADFAVGGTACAILLLLQIVNVFMVFLGTTLSAIDHARQSFYASGSAAILNVVLNVLLIPIIGIEGAAVASLLSITLNAVLLRHYLKHYVDVRCDLRAAAHIVFSALLMAAFILVYLQFIPLTNVFLVLIAVAAGAVLYFVVLFRLDREIHDEIADLAKQFGLPWPCWL from the coding sequence ATGCCCCCGCAACTCATCAACCGCATCTCCGCAATTCCGCCCATCCAGCGCCAGAGCATGATCCAGCTCGGCGTAACCATCGCTGTTACGCTCTTTGGATTTGTCTCCACCATGCTCTTCTCCCACATTCTCGGTAAAGACCTGATGGGTGTCTACTATCTTTTCCTCGCCTACTACGGCGTCTTCAACATGATCGGCGATGCCGGATTCGGCGGGGCAGCCGTCAAGCGCATCTCCGAGGGAAAGGATCAGAACGCATACCTCACCGCGTATGCAACGCTGCGGTTCCTCTTAATCATCGTCTCCACACTGGTGCTCCTTGCGGTCAGCCCGTACTTCGTTGACCTCAAAGAGTATGAACTCGTCCACTGGATTATTGCAGCACTCGCCGCTGCATTCTTCGGCGGCACCATCACTATGGGCGTCTACGGCCTCGGTCATGTCGGTATCAGAAATCTCGCGACCGGCGTCAATGAGTTTGCCCGCATCCTCATTCAGATCGTTGCCGTCCTTCTCGGCTACTCGGTGGCAGGACTTTTCGGCGGCTTCATCATCGCAATTATCATATCCGGCATATTCTGCCTCAAATACTTCACCTTCCGGCCCGCACGGTTCACCACCCGTCATCTTAAAAGCCTCATCACCTACTCGCTCTGGATCTTCCTCATCGGCAGCGGCTCTCTTATCTTCTCCTATGCCGACACCATCTTTATCGGCTACTTCATGGAAAACGGGGACGTCGGTGTCTACCGCGTGGCACTGCAGCTTACCACCGCGGGCACGTTCATCACCACCGCGATTGCCGGAACACTTACTCCGAAGTTCAGCAACTGGAGCGCCAAAGGCGATCTCACCCGGATACCGGGAATCTTAACGCGAAGCATCACTTACGGACTTCTGCTCGCAGTACCGGCCGCCGCAGGGGGCATTCTGCTTTCCGAGCGTCTGCTCTACTTCTTCTACGGTGCAGACTTCGCCGTAGGCGGGACGGCCTGTGCCATTCTGCTTCTCTTACAGATCGTGAATGTCTTCATGGTGTTCCTTGGAACAACCCTCAGCGCCATCGATCATGCCCGCCAGTCCTTCTATGCAAGCGGCTCGGCGGCTATCCTCAACGTTGTCCTCAACGTTCTCCTGATTCCGATCATCGGCATCGAAGGGGCTGCGGTTGCCTCGCTTCTCAGCATCACACTCAACGCAGTCCTCCTCAGACACTACCTCAAACACTATGTCGACGTCCGCTGTGACCTTCGTGCCGCAGCCCACATCGTCTTCAGTGCATTACTGATGGCGGCATTTATCCTCGTCTACCTGCAGTTTATCCCGCTCACGAATGTTTTCCTGGTCCTCATCGCAGTTGCGGCGGGGGCAGTTCTCTACTTTGTTGTCCTGTTCAGACTGGACCGGGAAATTCACGACGAAATTGCGGACCTTGCAAAACAGTTCGGACTTCCTTGGCCGTGCTGGCTCTAA
- a CDS encoding phosphonoacetaldehyde reductase: MNSFCNTEIVFSDKSTAEDLLLSRTGENVVLLLSESADMRWGLKTFRNSLEKQSNIYVWVKSVPANPTQNDILQVLRIIGGQYIDTVIAIGGGSTIDLAKALSIFSNSEKNNTYTLDEISACIRNKSYVAGSCIDIIAVPTTAGTGSELTQWATIWDANKLGKYSIDVPELKPRLALIVPEFTLSLPPIITLSTGLDALSHAVEAYWSKHTTPLVQEIACRSIEIILENLKKTIQYPSNLLYREKMCRASVLAGLAFSQTRTTACHAISYPLTQLYGVPHGIAAALTLNGVSIVNKGHFPNDDELFCLFEEYSGLEMWLKNTCDPYVTLSLGFYGIQKDDIDGIVAASFSSGRMDNNPVALGKDDIYKVLFSLLN; the protein is encoded by the coding sequence ATGAACTCATTTTGTAATACTGAAATTGTATTTTCCGATAAATCTACTGCAGAAGATCTTCTTCTATCCCGGACTGGAGAGAATGTCGTCTTGCTTCTGAGCGAGAGTGCCGACATGCGATGGGGTCTGAAAACTTTCCGAAACTCACTGGAAAAACAGTCAAATATCTATGTATGGGTGAAATCTGTACCCGCTAATCCGACACAGAATGACATCTTGCAAGTACTTAGAATAATCGGGGGGCAGTATATAGATACAGTGATTGCTATTGGTGGAGGTAGTACTATTGATCTTGCCAAGGCTCTTAGTATTTTCTCAAATTCGGAAAAAAATAACACCTACACGCTGGATGAGATTTCTGCATGCATTCGGAATAAATCCTATGTTGCTGGTTCCTGTATTGATATTATTGCTGTTCCAACAACGGCTGGTACCGGTTCGGAACTTACGCAATGGGCCACCATCTGGGATGCAAATAAACTGGGAAAATATTCCATTGATGTTCCGGAATTAAAACCGCGCCTCGCTTTGATTGTTCCGGAATTTACTCTGAGTCTCCCCCCCATCATAACACTATCCACAGGTCTGGATGCATTAAGTCATGCTGTTGAAGCATATTGGTCCAAGCACACGACACCTCTTGTTCAGGAAATTGCCTGCCGATCAATAGAGATCATTCTGGAAAATCTCAAAAAAACAATCCAATATCCATCCAATCTCCTTTACCGTGAGAAAATGTGTCGGGCTTCTGTTCTTGCTGGATTGGCATTTTCCCAAACCCGAACCACTGCTTGCCATGCAATTTCCTATCCTCTGACGCAGTTGTATGGTGTTCCACATGGAATCGCGGCTGCCCTTACACTGAATGGGGTGAGCATCGTCAACAAGGGACATTTTCCCAATGATGATGAGTTATTCTGCCTTTTTGAAGAGTATAGTGGTCTTGAGATGTGGCTGAAGAACACATGTGATCCCTACGTAACATTATCATTGGGATTCTATGGAATTCAGAAAGATGATATAGATGGAATTGTTGCCGCATCCTTTAGCAGTGGAAGAATGGATAATAATCCTGTTGCATTAGGTAAGGATGATATTTATAAGGTTCTGTTCTCTTTATTAAATTAA
- the aepX gene encoding phosphoenolpyruvate mutase produces MKAVILNSGMGRRMGVLTKDHPKCMTELSPQETILGRQLNQLVNAGISDVVITTGLFDTVLMEYCHSLNLPLQITFIKNPVYDQTNYIYSLYSAKDHLHDDIILMHGDLVFENIVLDDLLEFPGSCMIVSSTAELPEKDFKAVVKDNQIRKIGIEFFDHALAAQPLYKLHQSEWELWLTKISEYCEAGNTGCYAENAFNEISDKCILYPLDIKNLLCSEIDTSGDLAVVSNRVADLAKKSVYMCFSTDVIHGGHINIINKAAKLGRLTIGILTDEVIASFKRFPILSFDDRKKIIQNIKGVIEVIPQNTLSYAENLRNLHPDYVVHGDEWRTGFQRPIRDEVIVVLQEYGGELIEYPYSIDRSYALLENRVRDQLAVPEARRGRLRKLLGMKKTVTVIEAHSGITGLIAENTTVLQDGKAYQFDGMWVSSLCDSTTKGKPDIELVDISSRMRTIDDIMEVTTKPIILDGDTGGLIEHFTYNIRTMERVGVSAVIIEDKIGLKKNSLFGTDVDQTQDTIENFSAKIAAGKRALKTKEFMLIARIESLILEKGMNDALIRAFAYVAAGADGIMIHSRKKDPTEIFTFCDIFREKDATTPLVVVPTSFNTVTEEEFSVHGVNIVIYANQLTRSGIPVMENVAKTILTHHRAKEADDVCMPISEILTLIPSNIFDDETR; encoded by the coding sequence ATGAAAGCAGTTATACTCAATTCCGGAATGGGCAGACGAATGGGAGTCCTCACCAAAGATCATCCTAAGTGTATGACCGAATTGTCTCCCCAAGAAACAATACTGGGCCGACAACTAAATCAATTAGTAAACGCTGGTATTTCAGACGTCGTAATCACGACAGGCCTGTTTGACACCGTTTTGATGGAGTATTGTCACTCTCTGAACCTGCCGTTACAGATCACCTTCATAAAAAATCCTGTTTATGATCAAACAAACTATATTTACTCCCTTTACTCCGCAAAAGATCACCTCCATGACGACATTATTCTGATGCATGGGGATCTGGTATTCGAAAACATAGTGCTGGATGACCTGCTTGAGTTCCCTGGAAGTTGTATGATAGTGAGCTCCACTGCCGAACTTCCGGAAAAGGATTTCAAGGCTGTCGTAAAAGATAACCAGATACGAAAGATCGGCATTGAGTTTTTTGATCACGCACTTGCTGCGCAACCTCTTTACAAACTACACCAATCCGAATGGGAACTATGGCTCACAAAAATCTCGGAATACTGTGAGGCAGGTAATACCGGATGTTATGCAGAGAATGCATTCAACGAGATCTCAGACAAATGTATTCTTTATCCGCTTGATATCAAAAATCTTCTCTGCAGTGAAATTGATACTAGTGGCGATCTTGCGGTTGTCAGTAATCGTGTTGCCGATCTTGCAAAAAAGTCCGTATACATGTGTTTCAGTACTGATGTAATCCACGGAGGCCATATCAATATCATCAATAAAGCAGCAAAATTAGGGCGTTTGACCATTGGCATTCTTACTGATGAGGTCATTGCCAGTTTCAAACGCTTTCCCATCCTTTCATTCGATGATAGAAAAAAAATCATTCAAAACATCAAGGGGGTTATTGAAGTAATTCCGCAGAACACCTTGAGTTATGCAGAAAATCTCAGAAATTTACATCCGGATTACGTTGTTCATGGCGATGAATGGAGAACGGGATTTCAAAGACCCATTCGTGATGAAGTTATCGTAGTTCTTCAGGAATATGGTGGGGAATTAATCGAATATCCCTACTCTATTGACAGATCTTATGCCCTTCTTGAAAATCGGGTGCGAGATCAGCTTGCTGTTCCTGAGGCGCGACGTGGAAGACTGAGAAAACTTCTTGGTATGAAAAAAACTGTAACGGTTATTGAAGCCCACAGCGGAATCACTGGTTTGATCGCAGAAAATACCACCGTACTTCAGGATGGAAAAGCATACCAGTTCGATGGAATGTGGGTGTCCAGCTTGTGCGACTCCACCACGAAAGGAAAACCAGATATTGAACTCGTTGATATCTCCTCACGCATGAGAACCATTGATGATATCATGGAGGTAACCACAAAACCGATTATCTTGGACGGAGATACCGGTGGACTGATTGAACACTTTACGTATAATATCCGTACAATGGAGCGTGTAGGTGTTTCTGCAGTTATTATTGAGGACAAAATCGGGCTAAAAAAGAACTCCCTGTTTGGAACTGATGTAGATCAGACTCAGGATACCATTGAAAATTTTTCCGCAAAAATAGCTGCTGGAAAACGTGCTCTCAAAACAAAAGAGTTCATGCTGATCGCCAGAATTGAAAGTCTGATCTTAGAAAAGGGAATGAATGATGCTCTTATACGTGCATTTGCCTATGTTGCTGCTGGTGCAGATGGAATCATGATCCATTCCCGAAAAAAAGATCCTACGGAAATTTTTACCTTCTGTGACATCTTTCGGGAAAAAGATGCAACAACACCATTAGTGGTTGTTCCCACATCTTTCAACACCGTAACCGAAGAAGAATTCTCGGTACACGGAGTAAATATTGTGATTTATGCCAATCAGCTAACTCGAAGTGGGATTCCAGTCATGGAAAACGTTGCAAAAACAATTCTTACTCATCATCGTGCAAAAGAAGCTGATGATGTGTGTATGCCGATTTCCGAAATACTAACCCTGATACCATCAAACATATTCGATGATGAGACACGGTGA
- the aepY gene encoding phosphonopyruvate decarboxylase, with protein sequence MKIQLFIQCLRDTLQISSFTGIPDSQLSSLCNYLVNTHGISSTHIIPANEGNAVALAAGYHLATGKTPCVYLQNSGEGNIINPVTSLLHPEVYGIPCLFIIGWRGEPDVHDEPQHSFQGKITLEILDTLQIPYLVIDKDTNPEILQQIAEKFSETLSKGNSVAFVIKKGALTYDQPVMYQNSNSLLREDIIKEITNVSGDDVIISTTGKTSRELFEIRETVKASHKSDFLTVGSMGHSSSIALGIALNKPATRVWCIDGDGAVLMHMGSMAIIGSQNPKNLIHVVVNNAAHESVGGMPTVSANIDLPAIAKGCGYKNVCSVDTREELIHVLAAVKTTWELTFIEINAKIGSRPTLGRPTLTPHQNKENFMQYLAGLR encoded by the coding sequence ATGAAAATACAGCTATTCATTCAATGTCTCCGTGACACCCTCCAAATATCTTCTTTCACTGGTATCCCGGATTCCCAGCTATCATCTCTTTGCAATTATCTGGTAAACACCCATGGTATCTCTTCAACCCACATCATCCCTGCAAACGAAGGAAATGCCGTTGCCCTCGCGGCTGGCTACCACCTTGCCACAGGGAAAACACCCTGTGTCTATCTGCAGAACAGCGGAGAAGGAAACATCATCAACCCGGTAACCTCGCTCCTTCATCCGGAGGTCTATGGTATCCCCTGCCTATTTATCATTGGATGGAGAGGTGAGCCGGATGTGCATGACGAACCGCAGCATAGTTTTCAGGGAAAAATTACCCTGGAGATTCTTGATACCCTGCAAATCCCTTATCTGGTAATCGACAAAGATACAAATCCGGAAATACTGCAGCAGATTGCCGAAAAATTCTCAGAAACATTATCGAAAGGGAATAGTGTTGCCTTTGTCATCAAAAAAGGTGCTCTCACCTATGATCAACCCGTAATGTATCAGAACTCCAACTCCCTCTTGCGGGAAGACATTATCAAAGAGATCACCAATGTCTCCGGAGACGACGTTATCATCTCAACAACCGGAAAGACTTCCCGAGAACTGTTTGAAATACGGGAAACTGTCAAAGCATCACACAAATCTGACTTTCTGACAGTAGGATCTATGGGTCACAGCTCCTCTATTGCTTTGGGAATTGCTTTGAACAAGCCGGCAACCCGGGTATGGTGTATTGACGGGGATGGGGCTGTTCTCATGCACATGGGATCAATGGCAATTATTGGTTCCCAAAACCCAAAAAATCTGATCCATGTCGTGGTAAATAATGCAGCTCATGAGTCGGTCGGGGGGATGCCAACCGTTTCAGCCAACATTGATCTTCCTGCAATTGCCAAAGGCTGCGGTTACAAAAATGTGTGCTCCGTAGATACCCGTGAAGAACTGATCCATGTTCTTGCAGCCGTCAAAACCACCTGGGAACTGACATTCATCGAAATAAATGCAAAAATTGGCTCTCGTCCGACTCTGGGACGCCCAACACTGACCCCGCACCAAAATAAAGAAAACTTCATGCAGTATCTTGCGGGGCTGAGATAA
- a CDS encoding class I SAM-dependent methyltransferase, protein MDKTYWIDYYKNNEPPKEPSLFAQVVLSYILKRRGNSPVTPSLLELGCGNGRDSIYFAQNGIDVTAIDQVDEICRLRNRFKSCKNLNFIREDFTDFPGYLSEKYDFIYSRFTLHSIREDEANTLLKNVHDNLKTGGELFIEARSVNDDIFGKGMPVKGERNAFIYNDHYRRFIDGDELVETLSRIGFNIIYTEESKNFAPYRNERPSVIRVEATIL, encoded by the coding sequence ATGGATAAAACATACTGGATAGACTACTATAAAAATAATGAGCCCCCTAAGGAACCATCGTTGTTTGCACAGGTTGTATTATCATATATTTTAAAAAGGAGGGGCAATTCACCAGTAACCCCATCTCTCCTTGAATTAGGATGTGGAAATGGAAGAGACAGCATTTATTTTGCCCAAAACGGGATTGATGTGACTGCAATTGATCAAGTTGATGAGATTTGCCGTCTTCGAAATAGGTTTAAATCATGCAAAAATCTGAATTTTATTCGAGAAGATTTTACAGATTTTCCGGGATATTTGTCGGAAAAATATGATTTTATTTATAGCAGGTTCACTCTCCATTCAATTCGTGAAGACGAAGCAAACACCCTTTTGAAAAATGTACATGATAACCTTAAAACCGGAGGGGAATTATTCATTGAGGCCCGAAGCGTAAATGATGATATTTTTGGAAAAGGAATGCCTGTTAAGGGAGAGAGAAATGCTTTCATTTACAATGATCATTACCGCAGGTTTATAGATGGTGATGAACTGGTAGAAACCTTATCGAGAATTGGGTTTAACATAATTTATACTGAGGAAAGCAAAAATTTTGCACCTTATAGGAATGAAAGACCTTCGGTCATTCGAGTGGAAGCCACAATACTGTAA
- a CDS encoding LicD family protein: MEDAIFYENATGTRISTERKLQLVELIILLEVKRICEKHQVKYFLVAGTLLGAVRHQGFIPWDDDIDIGMTRSEYNKFITICEKELKPPFKMISGTNDQNYIMPFIKIMMEGTTYVSKSLESAPIHLGIWIDIFPLDNVPNGRGLCTQIHKYLLKYLIDSCYVRYGYGIPNTRLRKIYRFVMTLPLHFMSDHTLLRWRDKELEKYNNIETKRKYLTGSPYKYEKSLISSSNLEKLETLRFEGEIFPVPNNYTQILKLVYGDYMTPPPESKRIGHIPVKIDLGKYEITENIQKMFQNYQR; the protein is encoded by the coding sequence ATGGAAGATGCCATATTTTATGAGAACGCTACAGGAACTCGAATCTCCACAGAACGGAAACTACAACTTGTGGAATTGATAATTTTACTTGAAGTCAAACGAATTTGTGAAAAACATCAAGTGAAATATTTTTTAGTTGCGGGAACACTTCTGGGTGCGGTAAGGCACCAAGGCTTTATTCCTTGGGACGATGACATCGACATAGGCATGACAAGAAGTGAATACAACAAATTTATCACAATCTGCGAAAAAGAATTAAAACCTCCATTTAAGATGATATCAGGGACAAACGATCAAAACTATATAATGCCATTTATAAAAATAATGATGGAGGGAACAACTTATGTAAGCAAAAGCCTAGAGTCAGCCCCCATACACCTAGGCATATGGATTGATATATTCCCTCTCGACAATGTACCCAATGGTCGAGGATTGTGTACACAAATACATAAATATCTCTTAAAATACCTCATTGATTCATGCTATGTTAGATATGGATATGGGATACCTAACACCAGACTTCGTAAGATATATCGATTTGTCATGACGTTACCTCTTCATTTCATGAGTGATCATACGTTATTACGCTGGCGAGACAAAGAGTTAGAAAAATATAATAATATTGAGACCAAAAGGAAGTATCTTACAGGATCACCCTATAAATACGAAAAAAGCTTGATTTCCTCCTCAAATTTAGAAAAACTGGAGACACTAAGATTTGAAGGAGAGATATTTCCAGTTCCCAATAACTATACGCAGATATTGAAATTAGTCTATGGAGATTATATGACACCACCTCCAGAGTCAAAACGAATTGGACACATTCCTGTAAAGATAGATTTAGGAAAGTATGAAATTACAGAAAATATTCAAAAAATGTTTCAAAATTACCAGAGATGA
- a CDS encoding glycosyltransferase family 2 protein — translation MYQMKRGIPMQISVIVPLKNKAQEINRCIDSILAQTITNFELIIVDGNSTDGSLEIVETYQDQRIQIINQQSKGAAAGRNEGIRAAQGELIAFLDADDEYLPEFLDIILHLVERFPTAGMYGTRGYSVANGVIIDPQTEDNIENPDNLILDYFEAVSHGELYSMSGVVIRKSVFDEIGMFNESLIWYEDVEMFGRIGYSYPVARSLRYGFVYHRTASNKITDSIPILPEEHPLITFLQQQHPEEISQRRDAQYIPPYIESLHLKFAGSQILSNNITGARNSLSYVKNPHFRGKKYFLYVCSIMPAPLLRYLRSRTGLRYKMYDTYKKTHTRRRN, via the coding sequence ATGTATCAAATGAAAAGAGGAATCCCAATGCAAATATCCGTCATAGTCCCACTCAAAAATAAAGCACAAGAAATCAACAGATGCATAGATTCAATACTGGCACAGACCATAACAAATTTTGAATTAATTATAGTCGATGGAAACTCCACAGATGGAAGTTTGGAAATCGTTGAGACTTATCAGGACCAACGAATACAGATAATTAACCAACAATCCAAAGGAGCAGCAGCAGGAAGGAATGAAGGAATCCGTGCTGCACAAGGAGAATTGATCGCATTTTTAGATGCAGATGACGAATATTTGCCAGAATTTCTTGATATCATCTTACACTTGGTAGAACGTTTCCCCACTGCAGGCATGTATGGCACGAGAGGATATAGTGTCGCAAATGGAGTTATCATAGATCCACAGACGGAAGATAATATAGAAAATCCAGATAATCTCATTTTAGATTACTTTGAAGCAGTATCTCACGGTGAATTATATAGTATGTCCGGAGTTGTAATCCGCAAATCAGTATTTGATGAGATAGGAATGTTCAACGAATCATTGATTTGGTATGAAGATGTAGAGATGTTTGGGAGAATTGGTTATTCATACCCTGTTGCTCGTTCACTACGGTACGGCTTTGTGTATCACCGAACCGCATCAAATAAAATTACAGACTCGATCCCAATATTGCCAGAAGAACATCCCCTGATAACATTTCTTCAGCAACAACATCCAGAAGAAATTTCCCAAAGAAGAGACGCGCAATATATTCCACCCTACATTGAATCACTGCATCTCAAATTTGCGGGATCTCAAATTCTATCGAATAATATCACTGGTGCACGTAATAGCTTATCTTATGTGAAAAATCCACATTTCAGAGGGAAAAAATACTTCCTCTATGTCTGTAGCATAATGCCAGCCCCCCTCTTACGGTATCTTAGATCTCGAACAGGCCTAAGATATAAGATGTACGATACTTACAAAAAAACACATACGCGAAGGAGGAATTAA
- a CDS encoding glycosyltransferase family 4 protein — protein MRVLYDHQAFRIGRFSGIPRYFSELILQYRNDPQIDPIIPSFWTINQDYRNLNICSPNITWPIRDSIVSASQRLFHQNPSRLLDGAERKTVQLLRNQDFDIFHPTRLEPYFLQYIGKKPYVLTIHDLTYEKFPEYFPLSTKMRSNTEEIVKNAARFIADSYATKSDFVKYYDIDSDMIDVVYLGSLFEKYAIPPKKESDLPSPISIPYLLYVGSRSPHKNFYHFVLAIRSVLQSGECRLICAGGGPFRRAEIQFLETLGLLTSVHQETVSDQKLISLYQNALAFVFPSVNEGFGLPVLEAFSCGCPVICSGTSCLPEIGGDAAMYFDPKDAGSMREAVCRMIDDDKLREQMRKKGYLQLEKFSWKKCAEETMRVYNLVCSH, from the coding sequence ATGAGGGTATTATATGATCATCAGGCATTTCGAATTGGTAGATTTTCAGGAATTCCGCGGTATTTCTCTGAGTTAATATTACAGTATCGAAATGATCCTCAAATTGATCCAATCATTCCATCATTTTGGACGATCAATCAGGACTATCGAAACCTGAATATTTGTTCTCCAAATATTACATGGCCAATTCGTGATAGCATCGTGTCTGCATCCCAGCGACTCTTTCATCAGAATCCGTCAAGGCTACTGGATGGAGCTGAACGAAAAACAGTGCAGTTATTACGAAATCAGGATTTCGATATCTTTCATCCAACACGTCTTGAACCCTATTTCTTACAGTATATTGGAAAGAAGCCCTATGTTTTGACAATTCATGATCTGACGTATGAAAAATTTCCGGAGTATTTTCCGCTTTCTACAAAGATGAGATCTAATACTGAGGAGATTGTAAAAAATGCAGCCCGTTTTATTGCGGATTCTTACGCTACCAAATCTGATTTTGTGAAATATTATGATATTGATTCGGATATGATTGATGTGGTTTATCTAGGCTCTCTTTTTGAGAAATATGCCATTCCCCCCAAAAAAGAGAGTGATTTACCCTCTCCAATCTCTATCCCTTATCTTCTTTATGTTGGGTCGCGTTCACCTCACAAAAATTTTTATCATTTTGTTTTGGCAATTCGTTCTGTGCTTCAGTCTGGTGAGTGTCGACTGATTTGTGCGGGAGGTGGTCCGTTCCGCAGAGCGGAAATTCAGTTCTTGGAAACTCTTGGTCTCCTCACCTCAGTTCATCAGGAAACAGTTAGTGATCAGAAACTAATTTCTTTGTACCAGAATGCATTGGCATTTGTATTTCCTTCTGTTAATGAAGGATTTGGATTGCCTGTACTTGAAGCGTTTTCCTGTGGTTGTCCTGTTATTTGTAGTGGAACAAGTTGCCTCCCAGAAATTGGTGGTGATGCTGCGATGTATTTTGATCCAAAAGATGCAGGGTCTATGCGGGAGGCTGTTTGCCGGATGATCGATGATGATAAGTTGCGTGAACAGATGAGAAAGAAGGGATATTTACAATTAGAGAAATTTTCCTGGAAAAAATGTGCCGAGGAGACGATGAGGGTATATAATTTAGTATGCTCCCACTAA
- a CDS encoding mannose-1-phosphate guanylyltransferase/mannose-6-phosphate isomerase yields the protein MYTIILAGGSGTRLFPLSRTTYPKQFIPLLGNESLFQKSVKRALLHSKPEEIYIVTNEEHKYLVEDQLNQIDTECNILLEPCGKNTLPAITYAVTQIRKTNQTAPILVLPSDQLVDDGENYKNAVHTAELLTKEHLLIAFGIIPTSPHTGYGYILPGTPQGNGYKIGKFVEKPDLPTAEKYLREGYLWNSGMYCFSADTFMNELHKYAPEIAEAFTHPVPEAYEKTPKISIDYGLMEKTKKSAVVSLKATWSDMGSFDALYAVQEKDSQGNVVKGEYLTPDGQNNLIISDRLVATIGLSDIAVIDTTDALLVCPKNQSQHVGEITSLLKNAGDERADLHTTVHRPWGQYTILLKGNTYLIKRLTIHPGSRLSLQYHYHRSEHWVVVSGTAEVTNDNNTFFVRTGESTFIPAGIKHRLSNPGLIPLEVIEVQNGEVLTESDIVRIDDDYQRDNEKY from the coding sequence ATGTACACAATAATTCTTGCCGGCGGCTCCGGAACCCGCTTATTTCCCCTGAGCCGAACCACATACCCAAAGCAGTTCATCCCATTACTTGGTAATGAATCCCTGTTCCAAAAATCGGTTAAACGTGCATTACTCCACTCCAAACCCGAAGAGATTTACATTGTCACAAATGAGGAACACAAATATCTGGTAGAAGATCAACTGAATCAGATTGACACAGAATGCAACATCCTCTTAGAACCGTGCGGAAAAAATACCCTCCCCGCAATCACCTATGCAGTCACACAAATCCGGAAAACAAACCAGACTGCACCAATACTTGTCCTCCCATCCGATCAACTGGTTGACGATGGAGAAAACTACAAAAATGCAGTTCATACTGCGGAGCTCCTCACCAAAGAACATCTGCTGATCGCATTCGGAATCATACCAACATCACCCCACACGGGATACGGGTACATCCTACCCGGAACCCCACAGGGAAATGGATACAAAATAGGAAAATTTGTGGAAAAACCAGATCTTCCAACAGCTGAAAAATATCTCAGAGAAGGGTATCTCTGGAACTCAGGAATGTACTGTTTCTCAGCAGATACCTTCATGAATGAACTCCACAAATATGCACCAGAGATAGCAGAAGCATTTACTCACCCTGTTCCGGAAGCATATGAAAAAACACCAAAGATTTCCATCGATTATGGCCTCATGGAAAAAACAAAAAAATCCGCAGTAGTTTCATTGAAAGCAACATGGAGCGACATGGGAAGTTTTGACGCATTATACGCAGTACAGGAGAAAGATAGTCAAGGAAACGTTGTCAAAGGCGAATACCTCACCCCGGACGGACAAAACAATCTCATAATCTCAGATCGTCTTGTTGCAACGATCGGTCTGTCAGACATCGCAGTTATTGACACCACAGATGCCCTGCTTGTATGCCCGAAAAACCAATCCCAGCATGTCGGAGAAATAACATCCCTCCTCAAAAATGCAGGAGACGAACGGGCAGACTTACATACCACTGTCCACCGGCCATGGGGACAATATACAATACTGCTAAAAGGAAACACGTACCTGATCAAACGCCTTACCATCCATCCGGGCAGCCGTCTGTCCCTGCAGTATCATTACCACAGAAGCGAACACTGGGTAGTTGTAAGCGGAACAGCAGAGGTTACCAATGATAACAACACCTTCTTCGTACGAACGGGAGAAAGTACCTTCATACCTGCAGGAATTAAGCACCGCTTATCAAACCCAGGATTAATCCCGTTGGAAGTAATTGAAGTACAAAACGGAGAGGTACTTACTGAATCTGATATCGTCAGGATTGATGATGACTATCAGAGAGATAATGAAAAATACTGA